A region of Ursus arctos isolate Adak ecotype North America unplaced genomic scaffold, UrsArc2.0 scaffold_31, whole genome shotgun sequence DNA encodes the following proteins:
- the PHF1 gene encoding PHD finger protein 1 isoform X6, whose product MAQPPRLSRSGAPPLWDPASPASTSGPRPRLWEGQDVLARWTDGLLYLGTIKKVDSAREVCLVQFEDDSQFLVLWKDISPAALPGEELLCCVCRSETVVPGNRLVSCEKCRHAYHQDCHVPRAPAPGEGEGTSWVCRQCVFAIATKRGGALKKGPYARAMLGMKLSLPYGLKGLDWDAGHLSNRQQSYCYCGGPGEWNLKMLQCRSCLQWFHEACTQCLSKPLLYGDRFYEFECCVCRGGPEKVRRLQLRWVDVAHLVLYHLSVCCKKKYFDFDREILPFTSENWDSLLLGELSDTPKGERSSKLLSALNSHKDRFISGREIKKRKCLFGLHARIPPPVEPLTGDGAPTRPQCLHHPPALTRVTRAAAATTSGPQTPAACPGHPWNFTLVSPQTSLKVPPTR is encoded by the exons ATGGCACAGCCCCCCCGGCTGAGCCGCTCTGGTGCCCCCCCACTTTGGGACCCAGCCTCCCCTGCTTCCACCTCAGGCCCCAGGCCTCGGCTTTGGGAGGGTCAAGATGTGCTGGCCAGGTGGACGGATGGGCTGCTATACTTGGGGACCATCAAGAAG GTGGACAGTGCTCGGGAGGTCTGTCTGGTCCAGTTTGAGGACGATTCCCAGTTTCTGGTTCTATGGAAAGACATTAGCCCCG CTGCCCTCCCCGGGGAGGAACTTCTCTGCTGTGTCTGTCGCTCTGAGACTGTGGTCCCTGGGAACCGGCTGGTCAGCTGTGAGAAGTGTCGCCACG cTTATCACCAGGACTGCCACGTTCCAAGGGCCCCAGCCCCTGGAGAAGGAGAGGGCACATCCTGGGTCTGCCGCCAGTGTGTCTTCGCCATTGCCACCAAG AGGGGGGGTGCACTGAAGAAGGGCCCCTATGCCCGggccatgctgggcatgaagctgTCCCTGCCATATGGACTAAAGGGGCTAGACTGGGATGCTGGACATCTGAGCAACCGGCAGCAGAGCTACTGTTACTGTGGTGGCCCTGGGGA GTGGAACCTGAAAATGCTGCAGTGCCGGAGCTGCCTGCAGTGGTTCCATGAGGCCTGCACCCAGTGTCTGAGCAAGCCCCTCCTCTACGGGGACAG GTTCTATGAGTTCGAATgctgtgtgtgtcgggggggcCCTGAGAAGGTCAGGAGGCTACAGCTTCGCTG GGTGGATGTGGCCCATCTTGTCCTCTATCACCTCAGCGTTTGctgtaagaaaaaatactttgattttgACCGTGAGATCCTCCCCTTCACCTCTGAGAATTGGGACAGTTTGCTCCTCGGCGAG ctctcagACACTCCCAAGGGAGAACGTTCTTCCAAACTCCTCTCTGCTCTCAACAGCCACAAGGACCG TTTCATTTCAGGGAGGGAGATTAAGAAGAGGAAATGCTTGTTTGGTCTCCATGCTCGGATCCCTCCCCCTGTGGAGCCCCTTACTGGAGATGGAGCCCCCACCAG GCCTCAGTGTCTCCACCACCCTCCAGCCCTAACCAGAGTTACCAGGGCAGCAGCGGCTACAACTTCCGGCCCACAGACGCCCGCTGCCTGCCCAG GTCACCCCTGGAACTTCACATTGGTTTCCCCACAGACATCCCTAAAAGTGCCCCCCACTCGATGA
- the PHF1 gene encoding PHD finger protein 1 isoform X3: protein MAQPPRLSRSGAPPLWDPASPASTSGPRPRLWEGQDVLARWTDGLLYLGTIKKVDSAREVCLVQFEDDSQFLVLWKDISPAALPGEELLCCVCRSETVVPGNRLVSCEKCRHAYHQDCHVPRAPAPGEGEGTSWVCRQCVFAIATKRGGALKKGPYARAMLGMKLSLPYGLKGLDWDAGHLSNRQQSYCYCGGPGEWNLKMLQCRSCLQWFHEACTQCLSKPLLYGDRFYEFECCVCRGGPEKVRRLQLRWVDVAHLVLYHLSVCCKKKYFDFDREILPFTSENWDSLLLGELSDTPKGERSSKLLSALNSHKDRFISGREIKKRKCLFGLHARIPPPVEPLTGDGAPTSFPSGQGPGGGVSRPLGKRRRPEPEPLRRRQKGKMEELGPPSAVRNQPEPQEQRERARLQRALQASVSPPPSSPNQSYQGSSGYNFRPTDARCLPRSPLELHIGFPTDIPKSAPHSMTASSSSVPAPSPGLPRRSAPSSPLCRSLSPGTGGGVRGGVGYLSRGDPVRVLARRVRPDGSVQYLVEWGGGGIF, encoded by the exons ATGGCACAGCCCCCCCGGCTGAGCCGCTCTGGTGCCCCCCCACTTTGGGACCCAGCCTCCCCTGCTTCCACCTCAGGCCCCAGGCCTCGGCTTTGGGAGGGTCAAGATGTGCTGGCCAGGTGGACGGATGGGCTGCTATACTTGGGGACCATCAAGAAG GTGGACAGTGCTCGGGAGGTCTGTCTGGTCCAGTTTGAGGACGATTCCCAGTTTCTGGTTCTATGGAAAGACATTAGCCCCG CTGCCCTCCCCGGGGAGGAACTTCTCTGCTGTGTCTGTCGCTCTGAGACTGTGGTCCCTGGGAACCGGCTGGTCAGCTGTGAGAAGTGTCGCCACG cTTATCACCAGGACTGCCACGTTCCAAGGGCCCCAGCCCCTGGAGAAGGAGAGGGCACATCCTGGGTCTGCCGCCAGTGTGTCTTCGCCATTGCCACCAAG AGGGGGGGTGCACTGAAGAAGGGCCCCTATGCCCGggccatgctgggcatgaagctgTCCCTGCCATATGGACTAAAGGGGCTAGACTGGGATGCTGGACATCTGAGCAACCGGCAGCAGAGCTACTGTTACTGTGGTGGCCCTGGGGA GTGGAACCTGAAAATGCTGCAGTGCCGGAGCTGCCTGCAGTGGTTCCATGAGGCCTGCACCCAGTGTCTGAGCAAGCCCCTCCTCTACGGGGACAG GTTCTATGAGTTCGAATgctgtgtgtgtcgggggggcCCTGAGAAGGTCAGGAGGCTACAGCTTCGCTG GGTGGATGTGGCCCATCTTGTCCTCTATCACCTCAGCGTTTGctgtaagaaaaaatactttgattttgACCGTGAGATCCTCCCCTTCACCTCTGAGAATTGGGACAGTTTGCTCCTCGGCGAG ctctcagACACTCCCAAGGGAGAACGTTCTTCCAAACTCCTCTCTGCTCTCAACAGCCACAAGGACCG TTTCATTTCAGGGAGGGAGATTAAGAAGAGGAAATGCTTGTTTGGTCTCCATGCTCGGATCCCTCCCCCTGTGGAGCCCCTTACTGGAGATGGAGCCCCCACCAG CTTCCCTTcagggcagggccctgggggaggggtctcACGTCCCCTGGGGAAGCGCCGGAGGCCGGAGCCAGAGCCCctgaggaggaggcagaaggggaAAATGGAGGAGCTGGGGCCACCCTCAGCAGTGCGCAATCAGCCCGAGCCCCAGGAGCAAAGGGAGCGGGCTCGTCTGCAGAGGGCACTGCAG GCCTCAGTGTCTCCACCACCCTCCAGCCCTAACCAGAGTTACCAGGGCAGCAGCGGCTACAACTTCCGGCCCACAGACGCCCGCTGCCTGCCCAG GTCACCCCTGGAACTTCACATTGGTTTCCCCACAGACATCCCTAAAAGTGCCCCCCACTCGATGACTGCCTCATCTTCCTCagtcccagccccctccccaggtctTCCTAGACGCTCAGCACCCTCTTCTCCCCTGTGCCGTAGTTTGTCTCCTGGGACTGGGGGAGGAGTCCGAGGTGGGGTTGGCTACCTGTCCCGAGGGGACCCTGTTCGGGTCCTTGCTCGGAGAGTACGGCCTGATGGTTCTGTGCAGTACCTGGttgagtggggaggtgggggcatcTTCTGA
- the PHF1 gene encoding PHD finger protein 1 isoform X5: MAQPPRLSRSGAPPLWDPASPASTSGPRPRLWEGQDVLARWTDGLLYLGTIKKVDSAREVCLVQFEDDSQFLVLWKDISPAALPGEELLCCVCRSETVVPGNRLVSCEKCRHAYHQDCHVPRAPAPGEGEGTSWVCRQCVFAIATKRGGALKKGPYARAMLGMKLSLPYGLKGLDWDAGHLSNRQQSYCYCGGPGEWNLKMLQCRSCLQWFHEACTQCLSKPLLYGDRFYEFECCVCRGGPEKVRRLQLRWVDVAHLVLYHLSVCCKKKYFDFDREILPFTSENWDSLLLGELSDTPKGERSSKLLSALNSHKDRFISGREIKKRKCLFGLHARIPPPVEPLTGDGAPTRPQCLHHPPALTRVTRAAAATTSGPQTPAACPVPSGCSLPSTPLPAPQGPLGMVNPQTGHPWNFTLVSPQTSLKVPPTR; this comes from the exons ATGGCACAGCCCCCCCGGCTGAGCCGCTCTGGTGCCCCCCCACTTTGGGACCCAGCCTCCCCTGCTTCCACCTCAGGCCCCAGGCCTCGGCTTTGGGAGGGTCAAGATGTGCTGGCCAGGTGGACGGATGGGCTGCTATACTTGGGGACCATCAAGAAG GTGGACAGTGCTCGGGAGGTCTGTCTGGTCCAGTTTGAGGACGATTCCCAGTTTCTGGTTCTATGGAAAGACATTAGCCCCG CTGCCCTCCCCGGGGAGGAACTTCTCTGCTGTGTCTGTCGCTCTGAGACTGTGGTCCCTGGGAACCGGCTGGTCAGCTGTGAGAAGTGTCGCCACG cTTATCACCAGGACTGCCACGTTCCAAGGGCCCCAGCCCCTGGAGAAGGAGAGGGCACATCCTGGGTCTGCCGCCAGTGTGTCTTCGCCATTGCCACCAAG AGGGGGGGTGCACTGAAGAAGGGCCCCTATGCCCGggccatgctgggcatgaagctgTCCCTGCCATATGGACTAAAGGGGCTAGACTGGGATGCTGGACATCTGAGCAACCGGCAGCAGAGCTACTGTTACTGTGGTGGCCCTGGGGA GTGGAACCTGAAAATGCTGCAGTGCCGGAGCTGCCTGCAGTGGTTCCATGAGGCCTGCACCCAGTGTCTGAGCAAGCCCCTCCTCTACGGGGACAG GTTCTATGAGTTCGAATgctgtgtgtgtcgggggggcCCTGAGAAGGTCAGGAGGCTACAGCTTCGCTG GGTGGATGTGGCCCATCTTGTCCTCTATCACCTCAGCGTTTGctgtaagaaaaaatactttgattttgACCGTGAGATCCTCCCCTTCACCTCTGAGAATTGGGACAGTTTGCTCCTCGGCGAG ctctcagACACTCCCAAGGGAGAACGTTCTTCCAAACTCCTCTCTGCTCTCAACAGCCACAAGGACCG TTTCATTTCAGGGAGGGAGATTAAGAAGAGGAAATGCTTGTTTGGTCTCCATGCTCGGATCCCTCCCCCTGTGGAGCCCCTTACTGGAGATGGAGCCCCCACCAG GCCTCAGTGTCTCCACCACCCTCCAGCCCTAACCAGAGTTACCAGGGCAGCAGCGGCTACAACTTCCGGCCCACAGACGCCCGCTGCCTGCCCAG TCCCATCCGGATGTTCGCTTCCTTCCACCCCTCTGCCAGCACCGCAGGGACCTCTGGGGATGGTGAACCCCCAGACAG GTCACCCCTGGAACTTCACATTGGTTTCCCCACAGACATCCCTAAAAGTGCCCCCCACTCGATGA
- the PHF1 gene encoding PHD finger protein 1 isoform X1, producing the protein MAQPPRLSRSGAPPLWDPASPASTSGPRPRLWEGQDVLARWTDGLLYLGTIKKVDSAREVCLVQFEDDSQFLVLWKDISPAALPGEELLCCVCRSETVVPGNRLVSCEKCRHAYHQDCHVPRAPAPGEGEGTSWVCRQCVFAIATKRGGALKKGPYARAMLGMKLSLPYGLKGLDWDAGHLSNRQQSYCYCGGPGEWNLKMLQCRSCLQWFHEACTQCLSKPLLYGDRFYEFECCVCRGGPEKVRRLQLRWVDVAHLVLYHLSVCCKKKYFDFDREILPFTSENWDSLLLGELSDTPKGERSSKLLSALNSHKDRFISGREIKKRKCLFGLHARIPPPVEPLTGDGAPTSFPSGQGPGGGVSRPLGKRRRPEPEPLRRRQKGKMEELGPPSAVRNQPEPQEQRERARLQRALQASVSPPPSSPNQSYQGSSGYNFRPTDARCLPSSPIRMFASFHPSASTAGTSGDGEPPDRSPLELHIGFPTDIPKSAPHSMTASSSSVPAPSPGLPRRSAPSSPLCRSLSPGTGGGVRGGVGYLSRGDPVRVLARRVRPDGSVQYLVEWGGGGIF; encoded by the exons ATGGCACAGCCCCCCCGGCTGAGCCGCTCTGGTGCCCCCCCACTTTGGGACCCAGCCTCCCCTGCTTCCACCTCAGGCCCCAGGCCTCGGCTTTGGGAGGGTCAAGATGTGCTGGCCAGGTGGACGGATGGGCTGCTATACTTGGGGACCATCAAGAAG GTGGACAGTGCTCGGGAGGTCTGTCTGGTCCAGTTTGAGGACGATTCCCAGTTTCTGGTTCTATGGAAAGACATTAGCCCCG CTGCCCTCCCCGGGGAGGAACTTCTCTGCTGTGTCTGTCGCTCTGAGACTGTGGTCCCTGGGAACCGGCTGGTCAGCTGTGAGAAGTGTCGCCACG cTTATCACCAGGACTGCCACGTTCCAAGGGCCCCAGCCCCTGGAGAAGGAGAGGGCACATCCTGGGTCTGCCGCCAGTGTGTCTTCGCCATTGCCACCAAG AGGGGGGGTGCACTGAAGAAGGGCCCCTATGCCCGggccatgctgggcatgaagctgTCCCTGCCATATGGACTAAAGGGGCTAGACTGGGATGCTGGACATCTGAGCAACCGGCAGCAGAGCTACTGTTACTGTGGTGGCCCTGGGGA GTGGAACCTGAAAATGCTGCAGTGCCGGAGCTGCCTGCAGTGGTTCCATGAGGCCTGCACCCAGTGTCTGAGCAAGCCCCTCCTCTACGGGGACAG GTTCTATGAGTTCGAATgctgtgtgtgtcgggggggcCCTGAGAAGGTCAGGAGGCTACAGCTTCGCTG GGTGGATGTGGCCCATCTTGTCCTCTATCACCTCAGCGTTTGctgtaagaaaaaatactttgattttgACCGTGAGATCCTCCCCTTCACCTCTGAGAATTGGGACAGTTTGCTCCTCGGCGAG ctctcagACACTCCCAAGGGAGAACGTTCTTCCAAACTCCTCTCTGCTCTCAACAGCCACAAGGACCG TTTCATTTCAGGGAGGGAGATTAAGAAGAGGAAATGCTTGTTTGGTCTCCATGCTCGGATCCCTCCCCCTGTGGAGCCCCTTACTGGAGATGGAGCCCCCACCAG CTTCCCTTcagggcagggccctgggggaggggtctcACGTCCCCTGGGGAAGCGCCGGAGGCCGGAGCCAGAGCCCctgaggaggaggcagaaggggaAAATGGAGGAGCTGGGGCCACCCTCAGCAGTGCGCAATCAGCCCGAGCCCCAGGAGCAAAGGGAGCGGGCTCGTCTGCAGAGGGCACTGCAG GCCTCAGTGTCTCCACCACCCTCCAGCCCTAACCAGAGTTACCAGGGCAGCAGCGGCTACAACTTCCGGCCCACAGACGCCCGCTGCCTGCCCAG cagTCCCATCCGGATGTTCGCTTCCTTCCACCCCTCTGCCAGCACCGCAGGGACCTCTGGGGATGGTGAACCCCCAGACAG GTCACCCCTGGAACTTCACATTGGTTTCCCCACAGACATCCCTAAAAGTGCCCCCCACTCGATGACTGCCTCATCTTCCTCagtcccagccccctccccaggtctTCCTAGACGCTCAGCACCCTCTTCTCCCCTGTGCCGTAGTTTGTCTCCTGGGACTGGGGGAGGAGTCCGAGGTGGGGTTGGCTACCTGTCCCGAGGGGACCCTGTTCGGGTCCTTGCTCGGAGAGTACGGCCTGATGGTTCTGTGCAGTACCTGGttgagtggggaggtgggggcatcTTCTGA
- the CUTA gene encoding protein CutA isoform X2: MPALLPVASRLLLLPRALLSMASGSPPSQPSPASTSGYVPGSVSAAFVTCPNEKVAKEIARAVVEKRLAACVNLIPQITSIYEWKGKIEEDSEVLMMIKTQSSLVPALTDFVRSVHPYEVAEVIALPVEQGNSPYLHWVRQVTESISDSSTVPP; the protein is encoded by the exons ATGCCGGCGCTGCTGCCTGTGGCCTCCCGCCTTCTCTTGCTTCCCCGAGCTCTGCTGTCCATGGCTTCAGGAAGCCCCCCGTCCCAGCCCTCGCCCGCCTCGACCTCCGGCTATGTTCCCGGCTCGGTCTCTGCAGCCTTTGTCACCTGCCCCAACGAGAAGGTCGCCAAGGAGATCGCCAG GGCTGTGGTGGAGAAGCGCCTGGCAGCCTGCGTTAACCTCATCCCTCAGATTACATCCAT CtatgaatggaaaggaaagattgAGGAGGACAGTGAGGTGCTGATG ATGATTAAAACCCAAAGTTCCTTGGTTCCAGCTTTGACAGATTTTGTTCG TTCTGTGCACCCTTACGAAGTGGCTGAGGTGATTGCATTGCCTGTGGAGCAGGGGAACTCCCCATACCTGCACTGGGTACGCCAGGTTACAGAGTCCATTTCTGACTCCAGCACAGTCCCACCGTGA
- the CUTA gene encoding protein CutA isoform X1: protein MRGVRAPAILLGGGAALLLSLLWMPALLPVASRLLLLPRALLSMASGSPPSQPSPASTSGYVPGSVSAAFVTCPNEKVAKEIARAVVEKRLAACVNLIPQITSIYEWKGKIEEDSEVLMMIKTQSSLVPALTDFVRSVHPYEVAEVIALPVEQGNSPYLHWVRQVTESISDSSTVPP from the exons ATGAGGGGGGTGCGGGCTCCCGCAATCCTGCTCGGCGGAGGG GCCGCTCTGCTCCTGTCGCTTCTTTGGATGCCGGCGCTGCTGCCTGTGGCCTCCCGCCTTCTCTTGCTTCCCCGAGCTCTGCTGTCCATGGCTTCAGGAAGCCCCCCGTCCCAGCCCTCGCCCGCCTCGACCTCCGGCTATGTTCCCGGCTCGGTCTCTGCAGCCTTTGTCACCTGCCCCAACGAGAAGGTCGCCAAGGAGATCGCCAG GGCTGTGGTGGAGAAGCGCCTGGCAGCCTGCGTTAACCTCATCCCTCAGATTACATCCAT CtatgaatggaaaggaaagattgAGGAGGACAGTGAGGTGCTGATG ATGATTAAAACCCAAAGTTCCTTGGTTCCAGCTTTGACAGATTTTGTTCG TTCTGTGCACCCTTACGAAGTGGCTGAGGTGATTGCATTGCCTGTGGAGCAGGGGAACTCCCCATACCTGCACTGGGTACGCCAGGTTACAGAGTCCATTTCTGACTCCAGCACAGTCCCACCGTGA
- the PHF1 gene encoding PHD finger protein 1 isoform X4 encodes MAQPPRLSRSGAPPLWDPASPASTSGPRPRLWEGQDVLARWTDGLLYLGTIKKVDSAREVCLVQFEDDSQFLVLWKDISPAALPGEELLCCVCRSETVVPGNRLVSCEKCRHAYHQDCHVPRAPAPGEGEGTSWVCRQCVFAIATKRGGALKKGPYARAMLGMKLSLPYGLKGLDWDAGHLSNRQQSYCYCGGPGEWNLKMLQCRSCLQWFHEACTQCLSKPLLYGDRFYEFECCVCRGGPEKVRRLQLRWVDVAHLVLYHLSVCCKKKYFDFDREILPFTSENWDSLLLGELSDTPKGERSSKLLSALNSHKDRFISGREIKKRKCLFGLHARIPPPVEPLTGDGAPTRPQCLHHPPALTRVTRAAAATTSGPQTPAACPAVPSGCSLPSTPLPAPQGPLGMVNPQTGHPWNFTLVSPQTSLKVPPTR; translated from the exons ATGGCACAGCCCCCCCGGCTGAGCCGCTCTGGTGCCCCCCCACTTTGGGACCCAGCCTCCCCTGCTTCCACCTCAGGCCCCAGGCCTCGGCTTTGGGAGGGTCAAGATGTGCTGGCCAGGTGGACGGATGGGCTGCTATACTTGGGGACCATCAAGAAG GTGGACAGTGCTCGGGAGGTCTGTCTGGTCCAGTTTGAGGACGATTCCCAGTTTCTGGTTCTATGGAAAGACATTAGCCCCG CTGCCCTCCCCGGGGAGGAACTTCTCTGCTGTGTCTGTCGCTCTGAGACTGTGGTCCCTGGGAACCGGCTGGTCAGCTGTGAGAAGTGTCGCCACG cTTATCACCAGGACTGCCACGTTCCAAGGGCCCCAGCCCCTGGAGAAGGAGAGGGCACATCCTGGGTCTGCCGCCAGTGTGTCTTCGCCATTGCCACCAAG AGGGGGGGTGCACTGAAGAAGGGCCCCTATGCCCGggccatgctgggcatgaagctgTCCCTGCCATATGGACTAAAGGGGCTAGACTGGGATGCTGGACATCTGAGCAACCGGCAGCAGAGCTACTGTTACTGTGGTGGCCCTGGGGA GTGGAACCTGAAAATGCTGCAGTGCCGGAGCTGCCTGCAGTGGTTCCATGAGGCCTGCACCCAGTGTCTGAGCAAGCCCCTCCTCTACGGGGACAG GTTCTATGAGTTCGAATgctgtgtgtgtcgggggggcCCTGAGAAGGTCAGGAGGCTACAGCTTCGCTG GGTGGATGTGGCCCATCTTGTCCTCTATCACCTCAGCGTTTGctgtaagaaaaaatactttgattttgACCGTGAGATCCTCCCCTTCACCTCTGAGAATTGGGACAGTTTGCTCCTCGGCGAG ctctcagACACTCCCAAGGGAGAACGTTCTTCCAAACTCCTCTCTGCTCTCAACAGCCACAAGGACCG TTTCATTTCAGGGAGGGAGATTAAGAAGAGGAAATGCTTGTTTGGTCTCCATGCTCGGATCCCTCCCCCTGTGGAGCCCCTTACTGGAGATGGAGCCCCCACCAG GCCTCAGTGTCTCCACCACCCTCCAGCCCTAACCAGAGTTACCAGGGCAGCAGCGGCTACAACTTCCGGCCCACAGACGCCCGCTGCCTGCCCAG cagTCCCATCCGGATGTTCGCTTCCTTCCACCCCTCTGCCAGCACCGCAGGGACCTCTGGGGATGGTGAACCCCCAGACAG GTCACCCCTGGAACTTCACATTGGTTTCCCCACAGACATCCCTAAAAGTGCCCCCCACTCGATGA
- the PHF1 gene encoding PHD finger protein 1 isoform X2: MAQPPRLSRSGAPPLWDPASPASTSGPRPRLWEGQDVLARWTDGLLYLGTIKKVDSAREVCLVQFEDDSQFLVLWKDISPAALPGEELLCCVCRSETVVPGNRLVSCEKCRHAYHQDCHVPRAPAPGEGEGTSWVCRQCVFAIATKRGGALKKGPYARAMLGMKLSLPYGLKGLDWDAGHLSNRQQSYCYCGGPGEWNLKMLQCRSCLQWFHEACTQCLSKPLLYGDRFYEFECCVCRGGPEKVRRLQLRWVDVAHLVLYHLSVCCKKKYFDFDREILPFTSENWDSLLLGELSDTPKGERSSKLLSALNSHKDRFISGREIKKRKCLFGLHARIPPPVEPLTGDGAPTSFPSGQGPGGGVSRPLGKRRRPEPEPLRRRQKGKMEELGPPSAVRNQPEPQEQRERARLQRALQASVSPPPSSPNQSYQGSSGYNFRPTDARCLPSPIRMFASFHPSASTAGTSGDGEPPDRSPLELHIGFPTDIPKSAPHSMTASSSSVPAPSPGLPRRSAPSSPLCRSLSPGTGGGVRGGVGYLSRGDPVRVLARRVRPDGSVQYLVEWGGGGIF, translated from the exons ATGGCACAGCCCCCCCGGCTGAGCCGCTCTGGTGCCCCCCCACTTTGGGACCCAGCCTCCCCTGCTTCCACCTCAGGCCCCAGGCCTCGGCTTTGGGAGGGTCAAGATGTGCTGGCCAGGTGGACGGATGGGCTGCTATACTTGGGGACCATCAAGAAG GTGGACAGTGCTCGGGAGGTCTGTCTGGTCCAGTTTGAGGACGATTCCCAGTTTCTGGTTCTATGGAAAGACATTAGCCCCG CTGCCCTCCCCGGGGAGGAACTTCTCTGCTGTGTCTGTCGCTCTGAGACTGTGGTCCCTGGGAACCGGCTGGTCAGCTGTGAGAAGTGTCGCCACG cTTATCACCAGGACTGCCACGTTCCAAGGGCCCCAGCCCCTGGAGAAGGAGAGGGCACATCCTGGGTCTGCCGCCAGTGTGTCTTCGCCATTGCCACCAAG AGGGGGGGTGCACTGAAGAAGGGCCCCTATGCCCGggccatgctgggcatgaagctgTCCCTGCCATATGGACTAAAGGGGCTAGACTGGGATGCTGGACATCTGAGCAACCGGCAGCAGAGCTACTGTTACTGTGGTGGCCCTGGGGA GTGGAACCTGAAAATGCTGCAGTGCCGGAGCTGCCTGCAGTGGTTCCATGAGGCCTGCACCCAGTGTCTGAGCAAGCCCCTCCTCTACGGGGACAG GTTCTATGAGTTCGAATgctgtgtgtgtcgggggggcCCTGAGAAGGTCAGGAGGCTACAGCTTCGCTG GGTGGATGTGGCCCATCTTGTCCTCTATCACCTCAGCGTTTGctgtaagaaaaaatactttgattttgACCGTGAGATCCTCCCCTTCACCTCTGAGAATTGGGACAGTTTGCTCCTCGGCGAG ctctcagACACTCCCAAGGGAGAACGTTCTTCCAAACTCCTCTCTGCTCTCAACAGCCACAAGGACCG TTTCATTTCAGGGAGGGAGATTAAGAAGAGGAAATGCTTGTTTGGTCTCCATGCTCGGATCCCTCCCCCTGTGGAGCCCCTTACTGGAGATGGAGCCCCCACCAG CTTCCCTTcagggcagggccctgggggaggggtctcACGTCCCCTGGGGAAGCGCCGGAGGCCGGAGCCAGAGCCCctgaggaggaggcagaaggggaAAATGGAGGAGCTGGGGCCACCCTCAGCAGTGCGCAATCAGCCCGAGCCCCAGGAGCAAAGGGAGCGGGCTCGTCTGCAGAGGGCACTGCAG GCCTCAGTGTCTCCACCACCCTCCAGCCCTAACCAGAGTTACCAGGGCAGCAGCGGCTACAACTTCCGGCCCACAGACGCCCGCTGCCTGCCCAG TCCCATCCGGATGTTCGCTTCCTTCCACCCCTCTGCCAGCACCGCAGGGACCTCTGGGGATGGTGAACCCCCAGACAG GTCACCCCTGGAACTTCACATTGGTTTCCCCACAGACATCCCTAAAAGTGCCCCCCACTCGATGACTGCCTCATCTTCCTCagtcccagccccctccccaggtctTCCTAGACGCTCAGCACCCTCTTCTCCCCTGTGCCGTAGTTTGTCTCCTGGGACTGGGGGAGGAGTCCGAGGTGGGGTTGGCTACCTGTCCCGAGGGGACCCTGTTCGGGTCCTTGCTCGGAGAGTACGGCCTGATGGTTCTGTGCAGTACCTGGttgagtggggaggtgggggcatcTTCTGA